The Agromyces hippuratus genome has a window encoding:
- a CDS encoding trans-sulfuration enzyme family protein: MTRADWTELADTTQAVHAGNAVDGGSGAIRTPIVMANSYALPDDPSTMSWSGTESPLYTRNSGANQIGLQQKLALLEHGEDSVVLASGVAALHAVFFTFLKSGDHVIVSDVSYEATYRLFTELFPEKYGIAADFVDTSDLDAVRAALRPNTRLVHIEAIANPTTKVTDVAGVAAIAHDAGALLSVDSTFTPPPFFRPLDHGADLSVHSLTKYINGHGDAMGGAVTGRRELIGRLKADAMVDVGGVISPFNAWLIMRGSVTLPLRLRQTFPTALRVAEALDADPRIAFVAYPGLAGHPQHDLATTQFDGVYGGVMSFAVDGGPEVQNAFVDALRIVTSAVSLGHDESLIVHVGTTGPRVAFYPDGFKTFGHLRFSIGLEDADDLIADLRQALDVAVGTLAG; encoded by the coding sequence ATGACACGCGCCGACTGGACCGAACTCGCCGACACGACCCAGGCGGTGCACGCCGGCAACGCCGTCGACGGCGGGTCGGGGGCGATCCGCACGCCCATCGTGATGGCCAATTCCTACGCGCTGCCCGACGATCCGTCGACGATGAGCTGGTCGGGCACCGAGAGCCCGCTCTACACCCGCAACTCGGGGGCGAACCAGATCGGGCTGCAGCAGAAGCTCGCACTGCTCGAGCACGGCGAGGACTCGGTCGTGCTCGCCAGCGGCGTCGCGGCGCTGCACGCCGTGTTCTTCACCTTCCTGAAGTCGGGCGACCACGTCATCGTCTCTGATGTCTCGTACGAGGCGACCTATCGGCTCTTCACCGAGCTGTTCCCCGAGAAGTACGGCATCGCGGCCGACTTCGTCGACACGAGCGACCTCGACGCGGTGCGAGCGGCACTGCGGCCGAACACGCGTCTCGTGCACATCGAGGCGATCGCGAACCCGACGACGAAGGTGACGGATGTCGCGGGGGTCGCCGCGATCGCACACGACGCCGGTGCCCTGCTCAGCGTCGACTCGACGTTCACCCCGCCGCCGTTCTTCCGCCCGCTCGATCACGGCGCCGACCTCTCGGTGCACTCGCTCACGAAGTACATCAACGGCCACGGCGACGCCATGGGCGGGGCCGTCACGGGCCGGCGCGAGCTCATCGGCCGGCTGAAGGCCGATGCCATGGTCGACGTGGGCGGCGTCATCAGCCCGTTCAACGCGTGGCTCATCATGCGCGGCTCGGTGACGCTGCCGCTGCGCCTCCGCCAGACGTTCCCGACCGCACTGCGCGTCGCCGAGGCGCTCGACGCCGACCCGCGCATCGCGTTCGTGGCCTACCCGGGGCTCGCGGGGCACCCGCAGCACGACCTGGCGACGACGCAGTTCGACGGCGTCTACGGCGGGGTGATGTCGTTCGCCGTCGACGGCGGCCCCGAGGTGCAGAACGCCTTCGTCGACGCGCTGCGCATCGTGACCTCCGCCGTCTCGCTCGGGCACGACGAGTCGCTCATCGTGCACGTCGGCACGACCGGGCCGCGGGTGGCGTTCTACCCCGACGGGTTCAAGACCTTCGGGCACCTGCGCTTCTCGATCGGCCTCGAGGATGCCGACGACCTGATCGCCGACCTGCGGCAGGCGCTCGATGTCGCGGTGGGGACGCTCGCCGGCTGA